Proteins found in one Amycolatopsis umgeniensis genomic segment:
- a CDS encoding amidase, protein MSSSPTIAGIDLERATIPDLQRAMDSGRLTSVELTEFYLDRIRLLDPRLNSVITTNPDASRLAEESDDRRKARRMLGLMDGIPVLLKDNIDTADKQPTTAGSFALAGSRPAADAPLVKRLREAGAVILGKTNLSEWANFRDRRSSSGWSAVGGQTGNPYVLDRNACGSSSGSGAAIAAHLATVAVGTETNGSIVSAAGATGVVGVKPSIGLVSRSGVVPISGVQDTAGPMARTVTDAAILLGVLNGPDSGDPTTADSPARPDYLRFLEPDAVLGKRIGVWDPTGGTSPDTVAVFARAVDRLESLGATPVEVTIPGLDVVGRTELPSMLHEFKHGINEYLAATPGDHPADLAGLIEFNKANADVEMGFFGQELFEEAQATSGDLTEPAYLSLRAEATGAARRGLDDTLRTHRLDAIVAPTNAPAWKTTLGRGDDYLFGSSTPSAVSGYTNITVPMAFVGSLPVGLSIMAGRYSEPTVLALAYAFEQATRARRPPEFLSAVR, encoded by the coding sequence GTGTCGAGCAGTCCCACGATCGCGGGAATCGACCTCGAACGGGCGACGATCCCGGACCTGCAACGGGCGATGGACTCCGGCCGGCTGACCTCCGTGGAGCTGACGGAGTTCTACCTGGACCGCATCCGCCTGCTCGACCCCCGGTTGAACTCGGTCATCACGACCAACCCGGACGCGTCGCGGCTCGCGGAGGAGAGCGACGACCGCCGGAAGGCTCGCCGGATGCTCGGCCTCATGGACGGTATCCCGGTGCTGCTCAAGGACAACATCGACACCGCGGACAAGCAGCCGACCACGGCGGGCTCGTTCGCGCTGGCCGGGTCGCGTCCGGCCGCCGACGCCCCGCTGGTCAAGCGGCTCCGCGAGGCCGGGGCGGTGATCCTCGGCAAGACGAACCTGTCGGAGTGGGCGAACTTCCGCGACCGGCGCTCGTCGAGCGGCTGGAGCGCCGTCGGCGGGCAGACCGGCAATCCGTACGTACTCGACCGCAACGCCTGCGGCTCGTCGAGTGGGTCCGGCGCGGCGATCGCCGCGCACCTGGCGACGGTCGCGGTCGGCACGGAAACCAACGGCTCGATCGTCAGTGCGGCGGGCGCCACCGGGGTCGTCGGCGTCAAACCGAGCATCGGGTTGGTGAGCCGAAGCGGTGTGGTGCCGATCTCGGGGGTGCAGGACACCGCGGGCCCGATGGCGCGCACCGTGACGGACGCGGCCATCCTCCTCGGTGTGCTGAACGGTCCGGACAGCGGCGACCCGACCACCGCGGACAGCCCGGCCCGGCCGGACTACCTGCGCTTCCTGGAGCCCGACGCGGTACTGGGCAAGCGGATCGGCGTATGGGATCCCACCGGCGGGACCAGTCCGGACACGGTGGCGGTGTTCGCCCGCGCCGTCGACCGGCTGGAGTCCTTGGGCGCGACCCCGGTCGAGGTGACGATCCCCGGACTGGACGTGGTGGGCCGCACCGAGTTGCCGTCGATGCTGCACGAGTTCAAACACGGCATCAACGAGTACCTGGCGGCGACCCCCGGCGACCATCCGGCGGATCTGGCGGGGCTGATCGAGTTCAACAAGGCCAACGCGGACGTCGAGATGGGTTTCTTCGGACAGGAGCTGTTCGAGGAGGCCCAGGCCACGAGCGGCGACCTGACCGAACCGGCGTACCTGAGCCTGCGCGCGGAGGCGACGGGAGCGGCGCGGCGAGGGCTGGACGACACGCTCCGGACACACCGGCTGGACGCGATCGTGGCGCCGACGAACGCGCCGGCGTGGAAGACCACGCTCGGCAGGGGAGACGACTATCTGTTCGGTTCCTCCACCCCCTCCGCGGTGTCCGGCTACACGAACATCACCGTTCCCATGGCGTTCGTCGGCTCGCTGCCCGTCGGCCTGTCGATCATGGCGGGCCGGTACAGCGAGCCGACGGTACTGGCGCTGGCGTACGCGTTCGAGCAGGCCACCCGCGCCCGCCGTCCACCGGAGTTCCTGTCCGCCGTCAGATGA
- a CDS encoding response regulator transcription factor — MISVQVYAAGAAVREAVVAKLRQAGILVAAAADTVVAAGSTIDEALSTCPATLRPKGHRLIVAADTLNPSGVLRAVRAGARILLQTPEATPDQFGAAVHSAVHGESRVPYGVLVRLLSGGAELSMPVGVHLVAPLTERQLTVLTLVADGHGNADIARELSCSEHTVKNVIYELMARLQVRNRAHAVAHAVRAGLI, encoded by the coding sequence GTGATCAGTGTGCAGGTATACGCGGCGGGCGCCGCGGTCCGGGAAGCCGTGGTCGCGAAGCTGAGACAGGCGGGGATCCTCGTCGCGGCCGCGGCGGACACCGTGGTGGCCGCGGGCAGCACGATCGACGAGGCGTTGTCCACCTGTCCCGCCACACTTCGCCCGAAGGGCCATCGGTTGATCGTCGCCGCGGACACGCTCAACCCGTCCGGTGTACTGCGCGCCGTCCGGGCGGGCGCGCGGATCCTCCTCCAGACCCCCGAAGCGACGCCGGATCAGTTCGGCGCCGCCGTGCATTCGGCCGTACACGGGGAAAGCCGGGTGCCGTACGGGGTACTGGTCCGTTTGCTCAGCGGTGGCGCCGAGTTGTCCATGCCGGTCGGCGTCCATCTGGTCGCCCCTCTCACCGAGCGCCAGCTCACCGTGCTCACCCTGGTGGCGGATGGACACGGCAACGCCGACATCGCCCGCGAGCTGTCCTGCTCCGAACACACCGTGAAGAACGTCATCTACGAGCTGATGGCGCGGCTCCAGGTACGCAACCGTGCCCACGCGGTCGCGCACGCTGTCCGCGCCGGGCTCATCTGA
- a CDS encoding helix-turn-helix transcriptional regulator, whose amino-acid sequence MGEPARVSVDAADPVLEAGIGCTLNGSPELTVVTSDEEADATVVVVDLVDEKVLDVVNTIRNQAHRPEVVLLATELTPADALHAIAAGAHGLMRRREASANRLSRAVLAAVVGDCTMPPDLIDRVLEQGMETQTPVAPQAWARAGLSEREHAVLRLVAEGYETDEIARRLSYSARTVTAVVHDITQRFRLRNRAHAVAYALRARLL is encoded by the coding sequence ATGGGAGAGCCCGCAAGGGTCAGTGTGGACGCGGCCGATCCGGTACTCGAGGCGGGCATCGGCTGCACACTCAACGGCAGCCCGGAGCTCACCGTGGTGACGAGTGACGAGGAAGCGGACGCCACGGTCGTGGTCGTCGACCTCGTCGACGAGAAGGTGCTCGACGTCGTGAACACCATCCGCAACCAGGCACACCGGCCCGAGGTCGTCCTGCTGGCCACCGAACTGACGCCCGCCGACGCGCTGCACGCGATCGCGGCGGGCGCCCACGGCCTGATGCGCCGCAGGGAGGCCAGCGCGAACCGGCTCTCCCGCGCGGTGCTCGCCGCCGTCGTCGGCGACTGCACCATGCCACCGGACCTGATCGACAGGGTTCTCGAGCAGGGGATGGAAACCCAGACGCCGGTCGCGCCGCAGGCGTGGGCGCGCGCGGGACTCAGCGAACGCGAGCACGCGGTACTGCGCCTGGTCGCCGAGGGCTACGAGACCGACGAGATCGCCCGGCGGCTGTCCTATTCGGCGCGTACGGTGACCGCCGTCGTGCACGACATCACCCAGCGATTCCGGCTGCGTAACCGCGCGCACGCCGTCGCCTACGCGCTCAGGGCCAGGTTGCTGTGA
- a CDS encoding ornithine carbamoyltransferase — protein sequence MTGPARRHLISLDDLDDADLHWIVGRGIEHTLGRRTDERPLRDLVAGILFRKTSTRTRTSFSAGALRLGARLITYGPGDLQENTGETIEDTAAVLSGMLDVLVVRTAGGEAELRAYAVNRRMAVINAMCAEEHPTQALADLTTLTQRFGRIDGLRVLYVGEGNNTASALALALSRYPDTELYLRTPPDYGLDQRFLDRAALNAKRSGALVEERHDMDDLPPVDVVYTTRWQTTGTVKHTEDWREVFAPFQVDTAVMAETGAKVFLHDLPAHRGEEVTAEVLDGPSSLAFQLAENKYHSARAVLEWCAGAETRGDPVSHG from the coding sequence ATGACCGGCCCGGCGCGCCGCCACCTGATTTCCCTCGATGACCTCGATGACGCCGACCTGCATTGGATCGTCGGACGCGGAATCGAGCACACGCTCGGCCGCCGAACAGACGAGCGGCCGTTGCGAGATTTGGTTGCCGGTATTTTGTTCCGCAAAACCTCGACCAGAACGCGGACCTCGTTCTCCGCCGGGGCACTCCGGCTCGGCGCCCGGCTGATCACCTACGGTCCCGGCGACCTCCAGGAGAACACCGGCGAGACCATTGAGGACACCGCGGCCGTGCTGTCGGGGATGCTCGACGTGCTCGTGGTGCGGACGGCCGGCGGCGAGGCCGAGCTCCGCGCCTACGCCGTGAACCGGCGGATGGCCGTGATCAACGCGATGTGCGCCGAGGAACACCCCACCCAGGCGCTCGCCGACCTCACCACGCTCACACAGCGGTTCGGCCGGATCGACGGGTTGCGCGTGCTCTACGTCGGTGAAGGCAACAACACCGCGTCGGCGTTGGCCCTGGCGCTGTCCCGGTACCCCGACACGGAGCTGTACCTGCGCACGCCGCCGGACTACGGCCTTGACCAACGGTTCCTCGACCGGGCGGCGCTCAACGCCAAGCGCAGCGGTGCGCTGGTGGAGGAGCGCCACGACATGGACGACCTGCCGCCCGTCGACGTGGTCTATACCACACGGTGGCAGACCACGGGAACGGTCAAACACACCGAAGACTGGCGAGAGGTGTTCGCCCCGTTCCAGGTCGACACCGCGGTGATGGCCGAGACCGGCGCCAAGGTGTTCCTGCACGACCTGCCCGCGCACCGCGGCGAGGAGGTCACGGCGGAGGTGCTCGATGGACCGTCGAGCCTCGCGTTCCAGCTGGCCGAGAACAAATACCACAGTGCCCGTGCCGTACTCGAATGGTGCGCGGGCGCCGAAACCCGGGGAGATCCGGTGAGCCATGGCTGA
- a CDS encoding lantibiotic dehydratase has protein sequence MADEVLLSEGEWRLWNEFALRGPGFPAAGVLRLAPLGLAEAADGVDGLTGPEWLAFEERFADAMVNNVKELQEIAALPAFRAAVAWQNPALVQRGIGLFLAWDPSAEGRTSKRREREELVAHYWQRFCVKNDTIGFFGPVGWGRWDESVEGVTVEPGSGLVAESNIYFSSWAVDAVARTIGVDPRLRAWIAPRRVSFVRVTGDLAGMPGRLPQRLEPLEREILVRCDGIRRPAELAAALGGEVAEDAVVSILDELVRRRLIVWRLEVPTCAHPEQYLRTVLDRVADPELRRDALSKVEVLERGRDRIQAAGVDADALSAAFTQLESEFETLTQVAAQRAKGKRTAPCRALIYADCRRSATVRIGAAIRDELTPLGLCLTSARWLTGRFAEVVGRRVRQAYERLRDRDGSADLASLWMECLPAPHGESIADIDRIQAELRERWARILDVPEGARRVRLSSVDIADRVREEFAETGPSWPQARYVSPDVMVVADDAAEVARGNFELVLGELHVAMNTASTSLWVMQHPDAGRLLAETSTDFPGPRLLPMLPKEQPPRWSARSRISLDRPEDYYVALVDHTVDPERERTVLSADVLVEERGDGLVAVLPDGAEFDVLDVFSNAMTNRVMDRFALRPVADHSPRVTVDRLVVARESWSIPVGDLGFVSEKSEARRFVSGRRWRDSLGLPRFVFVVSPGEPRPFYVDFDAPVYVNIFAKAVRRLARQDPGGRVVITEMLPSPEQVWLTDDVGNRYTSELRFVAVDQSVR, from the coding sequence ATGGCTGACGAAGTCCTGCTGTCGGAAGGCGAATGGCGGCTGTGGAACGAGTTCGCCTTGCGCGGCCCCGGATTTCCCGCCGCCGGAGTGCTGAGGCTGGCACCGCTCGGACTCGCCGAGGCGGCTGACGGGGTCGACGGGCTCACCGGTCCCGAGTGGCTCGCGTTCGAGGAGCGGTTCGCCGACGCGATGGTGAACAACGTCAAGGAACTGCAGGAGATCGCCGCGTTGCCCGCCTTCCGGGCCGCGGTGGCGTGGCAGAACCCGGCCCTGGTGCAGCGGGGGATCGGCTTGTTCCTGGCGTGGGATCCCTCGGCGGAAGGGCGCACCAGCAAACGGCGTGAACGTGAAGAGCTCGTCGCGCACTACTGGCAACGGTTCTGCGTGAAGAACGACACCATCGGCTTCTTCGGCCCGGTGGGCTGGGGCCGGTGGGACGAGTCGGTCGAGGGTGTCACCGTCGAGCCTGGTTCCGGTCTGGTCGCCGAGTCGAACATCTATTTCTCGAGCTGGGCCGTCGACGCGGTCGCCCGCACGATCGGCGTGGATCCCCGGCTGCGGGCCTGGATCGCGCCGCGCCGGGTGTCCTTCGTCCGGGTCACCGGAGACCTGGCGGGGATGCCCGGACGCCTACCCCAGCGGCTCGAGCCACTCGAACGGGAGATTCTCGTGCGCTGCGACGGTATCCGCCGTCCGGCGGAGCTGGCGGCGGCTCTCGGCGGCGAGGTGGCCGAAGACGCCGTCGTGTCCATCTTGGACGAACTGGTGCGGCGACGGCTGATCGTGTGGCGGCTGGAGGTGCCGACCTGCGCTCATCCCGAGCAGTACCTGCGAACCGTGCTCGACCGGGTTGCGGACCCCGAGCTGCGGCGGGACGCGTTGTCCAAAGTGGAGGTGCTCGAGCGCGGCCGCGACCGGATCCAGGCGGCCGGTGTCGACGCCGACGCCCTGTCCGCGGCGTTCACCCAGCTGGAAAGCGAGTTCGAGACGCTGACCCAGGTCGCGGCGCAACGTGCCAAGGGCAAGCGGACCGCGCCGTGCCGGGCGCTGATCTACGCCGACTGCCGCCGGTCCGCCACGGTCCGGATCGGCGCCGCGATCCGCGACGAGCTGACCCCGCTGGGCCTGTGCCTCACTTCCGCCCGCTGGCTGACGGGCCGGTTCGCGGAGGTCGTCGGACGACGTGTCCGGCAGGCTTACGAGCGTCTGCGTGACCGGGACGGGAGCGCGGACCTCGCGTCGCTGTGGATGGAGTGCCTACCCGCCCCGCACGGCGAGTCGATCGCCGACATCGACCGGATCCAGGCCGAGCTACGGGAACGCTGGGCCCGGATCCTGGACGTCCCCGAAGGAGCCCGCCGCGTGCGACTGTCCAGTGTGGACATCGCGGACCGGGTGCGGGAGGAGTTCGCGGAGACCGGCCCGAGCTGGCCGCAGGCCCGGTACGTCAGCCCGGACGTGATGGTCGTCGCGGACGACGCGGCCGAGGTGGCACGCGGGAACTTCGAGCTGGTCCTCGGCGAACTGCACGTCGCGATGAACACGGCGAGCACGTCGCTGTGGGTGATGCAGCATCCGGACGCCGGACGGCTGCTCGCCGAGACCTCGACGGACTTCCCCGGACCGCGCCTGCTGCCGATGCTGCCCAAGGAACAGCCGCCGCGATGGTCGGCGCGCAGCCGGATCTCGTTGGACCGGCCGGAGGACTACTACGTGGCCTTGGTGGACCACACTGTCGACCCGGAGCGGGAGCGGACGGTGCTGAGCGCCGACGTCCTGGTCGAAGAACGGGGTGACGGGCTGGTGGCCGTGTTGCCCGACGGCGCGGAGTTCGACGTGCTCGACGTGTTCAGCAACGCGATGACCAACCGGGTCATGGACCGGTTCGCCCTGCGTCCGGTCGCCGACCATTCGCCGCGGGTGACGGTGGATCGGTTGGTGGTGGCGCGGGAGTCGTGGTCGATTCCGGTGGGGGATTTGGGTTTTGTGTCGGAGAAGTCGGAGGCGCGGCGGTTTGTGTCGGGTCGTCGGTGGCGTGATTCGTTGGGTTTGCCGCGTTTTGTGTTTGTGGTGTCGCCGGGGGAGCCTCGTCCGTTCTATGTGGACTTTGATGCTCCGGTGTATGTGAATATTTTCGCGAAGGCGGTGCGGCGGTTGGCGCGTCAGGATCCGGGTGGTCGTGTGGTGATCACGGAGATGTTGCCGTCGCCGGAGCAGGTGTGGCTGACCGACGACGTGGGTAATCGCTACACGTCGGAACTACGTTTCGTCGCGGTCGACCAGTCCGTCCGATGA
- a CDS encoding threonine ammonia-lyase: MIVRAPRLGAADVLAAARRTAGRIRRTPLLSLEGLPRILLKAEHLQHGGSFKTRGAANAMLDLSAAHVVAGSSGNHGIAVARLGAELGVGVTIVVAGGARADKAAAIERLGAQVVEVPGGVAQRDQYARDLALRTGAVFVPSSDHRLVVAGAGTAGLEVFDAIPDLDAIFVPTGGGGLLAGVCLAAEGMLRAPRIIGVEPVAARRYALSLAAGCPVEVPPSDTVADGLRGQRPGAIPFPIIQRRVDEMIEVTDEAILAATELLHRNGIEAEPSGSVALAGALRTRFAGRAVAIVSGGNTPRRFRVADPR; the protein is encoded by the coding sequence ATGATCGTCAGGGCGCCCCGGCTCGGCGCGGCCGACGTGCTGGCGGCGGCGCGGCGGACCGCCGGCCGGATCCGGCGCACACCGCTGCTTTCACTGGAAGGCCTGCCGCGGATCCTGCTCAAGGCCGAGCATCTGCAGCACGGCGGCTCGTTCAAGACACGCGGCGCGGCGAACGCGATGCTCGACCTGTCCGCCGCCCACGTGGTGGCAGGCTCGTCGGGCAACCACGGGATCGCGGTCGCGCGGCTCGGCGCGGAACTGGGCGTGGGGGTGACGATCGTCGTCGCGGGTGGTGCGCGGGCCGACAAGGCCGCCGCCATCGAGAGGCTCGGCGCCCAGGTGGTCGAGGTGCCCGGTGGGGTGGCCCAACGGGACCAGTACGCGCGCGACCTCGCCCTCCGCACCGGCGCGGTGTTCGTCCCCTCCTCGGACCACCGGCTGGTGGTCGCCGGCGCGGGTACCGCGGGGCTGGAGGTCTTCGACGCGATACCGGATCTCGACGCGATCTTCGTGCCGACCGGTGGCGGCGGCCTGCTGGCGGGCGTGTGTCTGGCCGCCGAGGGAATGCTCAGGGCACCACGGATCATCGGCGTCGAACCGGTGGCGGCACGGCGTTACGCCCTCTCGCTGGCGGCCGGATGCCCTGTCGAGGTGCCCCCTTCCGACACGGTGGCCGACGGGCTGCGTGGCCAGCGTCCGGGCGCCATCCCGTTCCCGATCATCCAGCGCCGGGTCGACGAGATGATCGAGGTCACCGACGAGGCGATCCTGGCGGCGACGGAACTGTTGCACCGCAACGGCATCGAGGCGGAACCGAGCGGAAGCGTCGCGCTCGCCGGAGCCTTGCGGACCCGGTTCGCCGGCCGGGCCGTCGCCATCGTGTCCGGCGGGAACACACCCCGGCGCTTCCGCGTCGCCGATCCCCGATAG
- a CDS encoding lantibiotic dehydratase produces the protein MLWLSEKWRLWDQFAVRGAGFPASGVLRLAPEGLAAAADQFDGEVFDKQFDASAVETAVELQAIASTPGFRAAVEWQNSTIWRTGVESFLAWEPSVAGRTSKPRQREELVAQYWQRFCVKNDTIGFFGPVGWGRWDESVTGVRVEPGSGLVMASNVYFASWAVDAVARTISADPRSRNWVAPRRVPFVRISDGFAHLPSRAPQEIPPALLRVLGQCDGVRTAQAIQEDLGPGIDVAAALTDLVLRRWIVWRLDIPASAHPERRLRGWLESVGDTEFREHWLARLDELERGRDRVSVATPVGLPDELSALETEFTTLTGTAATRAKGTNTAPCRGLVYSDSVRAARARLGTDVLAELTPLDLLLTSATWLTSRLADAVLGHARRVHADLAAAGPVDLAAFWFACMPILHGSAVADAAALRQELSARWARILEVPEGARRVRLSSVDIADRVRDEFGEPSPGWGMARYLSPDVFVIPGDDGGLVLGELHIASNTLGASLFVNQHPARGELLAETAADFPGPRLLPMLPKEHRSRLSARIRYSLDRPEDYYVALVDHTVDPKRGRTALSADVRVEARGDRLVAALPDGAEFDVLDVFGHVLTTLAMDLFRIMPDADHSPRVTVDRLVVARESWSIPVGDLGFVSEKSEARRFVSGRRWRDSLGLPRFVFVVSPGEPRPFYVDFDAPVYVNIFAKAVRRLARQDPGGRVVITEMLPSPEQAWLTDDAGNRYTSELRFVAVHGG, from the coding sequence ATGTTGTGGTTGAGCGAAAAGTGGCGGCTCTGGGACCAGTTCGCGGTCCGTGGCGCCGGTTTCCCCGCGTCGGGCGTGCTGCGCTTGGCGCCGGAAGGACTGGCCGCGGCCGCGGACCAGTTCGACGGGGAGGTGTTCGACAAGCAGTTCGACGCCTCGGCCGTGGAAACAGCCGTCGAACTCCAGGCGATCGCCTCCACACCGGGGTTTCGGGCCGCCGTCGAGTGGCAGAACTCCACGATCTGGCGGACCGGTGTCGAGTCCTTCCTGGCGTGGGAGCCGTCGGTGGCCGGCCGGACGAGCAAACCGCGGCAGCGCGAGGAGCTGGTGGCGCAGTACTGGCAACGGTTCTGCGTGAAGAACGACACGATCGGCTTCTTCGGCCCGGTGGGGTGGGGGCGGTGGGACGAGTCGGTCACCGGCGTCCGGGTGGAGCCCGGCTCCGGGCTGGTCATGGCTTCGAACGTCTACTTCGCCAGCTGGGCCGTCGACGCGGTGGCCCGCACGATCAGCGCCGATCCGCGATCGCGGAACTGGGTGGCGCCGCGCCGGGTGCCGTTCGTGCGGATCTCCGACGGATTCGCGCATCTCCCCAGCCGAGCGCCGCAAGAGATCCCGCCGGCCCTCCTCCGGGTGCTCGGACAGTGCGACGGAGTCCGCACGGCGCAGGCGATCCAGGAGGACTTGGGCCCCGGCATCGACGTGGCCGCCGCGTTGACGGACCTGGTGCTGCGCCGATGGATCGTCTGGCGGCTGGACATCCCGGCGAGCGCGCATCCCGAGCGGCGGCTTCGGGGATGGCTGGAGTCCGTCGGTGACACCGAGTTCCGGGAGCATTGGCTAGCCAGGCTGGACGAGCTGGAACGCGGTCGCGATCGTGTCAGCGTGGCGACGCCGGTGGGGCTGCCGGACGAACTGAGCGCGTTGGAGACCGAGTTCACGACCTTGACGGGAACGGCGGCCACCCGCGCCAAAGGCACGAACACCGCCCCCTGCCGCGGGCTGGTCTACTCCGATTCCGTCCGCGCGGCGCGGGCCCGGCTCGGCACCGACGTACTGGCCGAGCTCACCCCGCTCGACCTCCTGCTGACCAGCGCGACCTGGCTGACCTCCAGGCTCGCCGACGCGGTGCTGGGTCACGCCCGGCGGGTCCACGCCGACCTCGCGGCCGCCGGACCGGTCGACCTCGCCGCGTTCTGGTTCGCGTGCATGCCGATCCTGCACGGCTCGGCGGTGGCCGACGCCGCGGCGCTCCGCCAGGAGCTGTCCGCCCGATGGGCGCGAATCCTCGAAGTCCCCGAAGGAGCCCGCCGCGTGCGACTGTCCAGTGTGGACATCGCGGACCGGGTGCGGGACGAATTCGGCGAGCCGTCCCCCGGCTGGGGCATGGCCCGCTACCTCAGCCCGGACGTGTTCGTCATCCCGGGCGACGACGGCGGGCTGGTGCTCGGCGAACTGCACATCGCGTCGAACACGCTCGGCGCCTCGCTGTTCGTCAACCAGCATCCGGCGCGCGGCGAACTGCTCGCCGAGACCGCGGCCGACTTCCCGGGCCCGCGCCTCCTGCCGATGCTGCCCAAGGAGCACCGATCCCGCCTGTCCGCCCGGATCCGCTATTCCCTCGACCGGCCGGAGGACTACTACGTGGCCTTGGTGGACCACACGGTCGACCCGAAACGGGGGCGGACCGCGCTGAGCGCCGACGTCCGGGTGGAGGCGCGCGGTGACCGGCTGGTGGCCGCGCTTCCCGACGGCGCGGAGTTCGACGTGCTCGACGTGTTCGGTCACGTGCTGACCACGTTGGCGATGGACCTCTTCCGGATCATGCCGGACGCGGACCATTCGCCGCGGGTGACGGTGGATCGGTTGGTGGTGGCGCGGGAGTCGTGGTCGATTCCGGTGGGGGATTTGGGTTTTGTGTCGGAGAAGTCGGAGGCGCGGCGGTTTGTGTCGGGTCGTCGGTGGCGTGATTCGTTGGGTTTGCCGCGTTTTGTGTTTGTGGTGTCGCCGGGGGAGCCTCGTCCGTTCTATGTGGACTTTGATGCTCCGGTGTATGTGAATATTTTCGCGAAGGCGGTGCGGCGGTTGGCGCGTCAGGATCCGGGTGGTCGTGTGGTGATCACGGAGATGTTGCCGTCGCCAGAGCAAGCGTGGTTGACCGACGATGCCGGGAATCGTTACACCTCCGAACTGCGCTTCGTCGCCGTGCACGGCGGATAG
- the sbnB gene encoding 2,3-diaminopropionate biosynthesis protein SbnB, translated as MLILSHGDVRRVLDGAEHDVLAAVRAAYVLHAQGRTAVPHSVFLRFPGDERNRIIALPAYLDSPEAAVAGVKWVSSFPGNVNSALDRASAAIILNSMRTGHPEVLIEGATISARRTAASAAVAAATLGTTGSGVTLVGSGVINFEVLAFLRAVDAGLDSVTVFDLDQDRAGAFASRCAARWPDMKVDVAARIEDALAAHPLVSLATSATVPHMDGSHCQPGALILHLSLRDLTPETILDGVNIVDDADHVCRAATSPHLAEQQVGHRDFISSSLGELLLAGGRHERSADALTIFSPFGLGALDLAVADLVHRRALELGLGTRIPGFLGNVSA; from the coding sequence ATGCTGATCCTGTCCCATGGTGACGTTCGGCGGGTCCTCGACGGTGCGGAGCACGATGTGCTGGCCGCGGTGCGGGCCGCGTACGTCCTGCACGCCCAAGGCCGGACGGCCGTGCCACATTCGGTTTTCCTGCGATTCCCCGGCGATGAACGCAATCGGATCATCGCGCTGCCCGCCTATCTCGACAGCCCCGAGGCGGCGGTCGCCGGGGTGAAGTGGGTGTCGTCCTTCCCCGGCAACGTGAACTCCGCGCTGGACCGGGCGTCGGCGGCGATCATCCTCAACTCGATGCGCACCGGCCACCCCGAGGTGCTCATCGAAGGAGCGACCATCTCGGCGCGGCGCACCGCGGCGAGCGCCGCTGTCGCCGCCGCGACCCTCGGCACCACCGGCTCCGGGGTGACGCTCGTCGGAAGCGGCGTGATCAACTTCGAGGTCCTGGCATTCCTCCGGGCCGTGGACGCCGGGCTGGACTCGGTCACCGTATTCGACCTCGACCAGGATCGGGCCGGTGCCTTCGCGAGCCGGTGCGCCGCGCGGTGGCCGGACATGAAGGTCGACGTCGCCGCGAGGATCGAGGACGCCCTCGCCGCACATCCGCTGGTGAGCCTGGCGACCAGCGCCACCGTCCCGCATATGGACGGGTCGCACTGTCAGCCGGGAGCGTTGATCCTGCACCTGTCCCTGCGCGACCTCACGCCGGAGACCATCCTCGACGGCGTCAACATCGTCGACGACGCCGACCACGTCTGCCGGGCCGCGACGTCACCGCATCTCGCGGAGCAGCAGGTCGGCCATCGCGACTTCATCTCGAGCTCGCTCGGCGAGCTCTTGCTCGCCGGTGGGCGGCACGAGCGGAGCGCGGACGCTCTCACCATCTTTTCGCCCTTCGGCCTCGGTGCGCTGGACCTCGCCGTCGCGGACCTCGTGCACCGGCGCGCCCTTGAGCTCGGCCTCGGTACCCGCATTCCGGGGTTCCTCGGCAACGTGTCGGCCTGA